A single window of Nicotiana sylvestris chromosome 5, ASM39365v2, whole genome shotgun sequence DNA harbors:
- the LOC104233673 gene encoding uncharacterized protein isoform X2 — translation MFVDGALMFLYEGKFGNILHTGDCRLTIECLQQLPLKYVGTPGKEPKCRIDCIILDCTFGQSPLKMSSRQSAIQQVINCIWKHPQAPTVYLTCDLLGHEEILVHVSQAFGCKIYVDKVKTPECFQALELMVPEILSEDSSSRFQLFDGFPKLYQRAEAKISEARSACQHEPLIIRPSAQWYACDDGISDIEGRKKERCDQPVRDIFGVWHICYSIHSSKEELEWALQLLAPRWVVSTTASCKAMELDYVKRCINQHRNFGDPFWQLLGFTMDVESVVDAATAPDVVEVSSSPLAESNAQDYADNSQSTTTSFSIYRQSHLSPPSKPAPVTLFGRARLGLDSSYFKHEEKEPILPDNHSVLRGSDEFEVISFKEEVEVEEGKTLAISEGLDIRSKEILMHTETEYCRHISESAVGLSKSYNPSLRKIYRSMNVRVPRPLPSLTELMNDTKRAKRRL, via the exons ATGTTTGTGGATG GGGCTCTGATGTTCTTGTATGAAGGAAAATTTGGAAACATCCTGCATACAGGAGATTGCAGACTCACGATTGAATGTTTGCAACAATTACCCCTAAAGTATGTGGGCACCCCAGGAAAAGAACCGAAGTGCCGAATTGATTGTATTATACTTGATTGCACATTTGGTCAGTCTCCATTGAAGATGTCCAGCAGGCAGTCAGCAATCCAACAG gtcatcaattgcATATGGAAGCACCCTCAGGCTCCTACAGTATATCTGACGTGTGATCTTCTTGGCCACGAGGAGATTCTTGTGCATGTTTCACAGGCATTTGGTTGCAAGATATATGTTGATAAAGTTAAAACTCCAGAATGCTTTCAGGCTTTGGAACTAATGGTGCCTGAAATCTTGTCTGAAGATTCATCTTCTCGTTTTCAACTGTTTGATGGGTTTCCGAAACTGTACCAAAGAGCAGAAGCCAAGATCTCAGAGGCTCGGTCTGCTTGTCAGCATGAGCCGCTAATTATTCGACCATCAGCACAGTGGTATGCATGCGATGATGGTATTTCGGATATTGAGGGGCGGAAAAAAGAAAGATGTGACCAACCAGTgagagatatattcggtgtctggcATATTTGTTACTCCATACACTCATCGAAGGAAGAACTGGAGTGGGCTTTGCAACTTCTTGCACCTAGGTGGGTCGTCTCTACAACAGCTAGTTGCAAGGCTATGGAGCTGGATTATGTGAAGCGTTGCATTAATCAACATCGGAATTTTGGTGACCCTTTCTGGCAACTTTTGGGGTTTACTATGGACGTGGAATCTGTAGTTGATGCAGCAACAGCTCCAGATGTGGTTGAGGTTTCAAGCTCACCTTTGGCCGAGAGCAATGCTCAAGATTATGCAGACAACTCCCAGTCGACGACGACATCTTTTAGCATTTATAGGCAGTCACACCTTTCTCCTCCAAGCAAACCAGCCCCAGTAACATTATTTGGTAGGGCGAGGCTTGGGCTCGACAGTTCTTATTTCAAACATGAAGAGAAGGAGCCTATACTTCCAGATAATCATTCTGTATTGAGAGGTTCTGACGAGTTTGAGGTTATTTCATTTAAGGAAGAAGTTGAAGTGGAAGAAGGTAAGACCTTGGCAATAAGTGAAGGTTTAGACATTAGGAGTAAAGAGATCTTGATGCATACAGAAACAGAGTATTGTAGACATATTTCTGAGTCAGCTGTTGGATTGTCAAAGAGTTATAATCCaagtttgagaaaaatatacCGGTCTATGAATGTGAGAGTGCCTCGACCTCTTCCTTCATTGACGGAGCTTATGAATGACACCAAGCGTGCTAAGAGAAGGCTGTAA
- the LOC104233672 gene encoding NAD(P)H-quinone oxidoreductase subunit O, chloroplastic — protein MAFSSAFSHTSFTYSSSFSHTRKRINTPFRLPLIIKAENPSEPADNDKPANPKSKEAASSTATATKPKKPVYSMKKGQIVRVDKEKYLNSINYLSVDHPPYYKGLDYIYEDRGEVLDLRIFETGEYALIGWIGIPTAPAWLPTEMLIKSDKLDYERI, from the exons ATGGCTTTCTCTTCAGCTTTTTCACACACCTCCTTCACATATTCTTCATCTTTCTCACATacaagaaaaagaattaataCCCCTTTTAGACTACCTTTAATTATTAAAGCAGAAAATCCCTCTGAACCAGCAGACAATGATAAACCTGCAAACCCAAAATCCAAAGAAGCAGCTTCCTCTACTGCCACTGCAACTAAGCCTAAAAAACCTGTCTATTCCA TGAAGAAAGGTCAGATAGTCAGGGTGGATAAGGAGAAATATCTTAACAGCATCAAT tatttgtcTGTGGATCATCCACCTTATTACAAAGGCCTGGACTATATATACGAAGACCGTGGTGAG GTATTGGATTTGCGCATATTCGAGACAGGAGAATATGCACTT ATTGGATGGATTGGAATACCAACTGCACCAGCTTGGCTTCCAACAGAGATGCTAATAAAG TCTGATAAGCTGGATTACGAGAGAATATAG